A genome region from Gopherus flavomarginatus isolate rGopFla2 chromosome 9, rGopFla2.mat.asm, whole genome shotgun sequence includes the following:
- the UBFD1 gene encoding ubiquitin domain-containing protein UBFD1 isoform X2 — protein MAAASASPDEVDEPGMETEAQKLQLNCGDTGESNSAAAGKALEMDQLQEDAAISQASVSNGGDSETEKDLVELKIIWNKNKYDVKFPLDSTGADLKEKIHSLTGLPPTMQKVMFKGLLPEEKTLREIRVTNGAKIMVVGSTINDVLAVNTPKEAAQQEVKSEENKKEPLCRQKQHRKVLDKGKPEDVMPSVKGVQERLPTVPLSGMYNKTGGKVRLTFKLEQDQLWIGTKERTEKIPMGSIKNVVSESIEGHEDYHMMAFQLGPTEASYYWVYWVPTQYVDAIKDTVLGKWQYF, from the exons ATGGCCGCCGCCTCTGCCTCCCCTGATG AAGTTGATGAACCTGGTATGGAAACAGAAGCTCAGAAACTGCAGCTTAACTGTGGAGATACTGGGGAAAGCAATTCCGCTGCTGCTGGAAAAGCCTTGGAAATGGACCAGCTACAAGAGGATGCAGCCATTTCACAGGCTTCAGTCAGCAACGGTGGCGATTCCGAGACTGAGAAGGATCTAGTAGAATTAAAAATCATttggaacaaaaataaatatgatgTGAAGTTCCCACTTGACAGCACAGGGGCTGATCTGAAAGAGAAAATTCACTCTCTCACAG GCCTTCCACCCACTATGCAGAAAGTCATGTTTAAGGGGCTTCTACCAGAAGAGAAAACATTACGGGAAATCAGAGTAACAAATGGTGCAAAAATAATGGTTGTTGGTTCAACTATCAATGATGTGCTAGCAGTAAATACTCCCAAAGAAGCTGCTCAACAAGAGGTGAAatctgaagaaaataaaaaagagccgCTTTGTAGACAAAAG CAACACAGAAAAGTATTGGATAAAGGAAAACCTGAAGACGTGATGCCTTCTGTTAAGGGTGTTCAG GAGCGCCTGCCAACAGTGCCCTTATCCGGCATGTACAACAAAACAGGGGGGAAAGTGAGGCTGACCTTTAAACTAGAGCAAGATCAGCTGTGGATAGGCACTAAAG agagaacagaaaaaatacCCATGGGGTCCATTAAAAATGTGGTGAGTGAATCTATTGAAGGACATGAGGATTATCACATGATG GCATTTCAACTGGGCCCTACAGAAGCATCTTACTACTGGGTCTATTGGGTACCTACTCAGTATGTTGATGCAATCAAAGACACAGTACTGGGCAAATGGCAGTATTTTTGA
- the UBFD1 gene encoding ubiquitin domain-containing protein UBFD1 isoform X1: protein MAAASASPDVDEPGMETEAQKLQLNCGDTGESNSAAAGKALEMDQLQEDAAISQASVSNGGDSETEKDLVELKIIWNKNKYDVKFPLDSTGADLKEKIHSLTGLPPTMQKVMFKGLLPEEKTLREIRVTNGAKIMVVGSTINDVLAVNTPKEAAQQEVKSEENKKEPLCRQKQHRKVLDKGKPEDVMPSVKGVQERLPTVPLSGMYNKTGGKVRLTFKLEQDQLWIGTKERTEKIPMGSIKNVVSESIEGHEDYHMMAFQLGPTEASYYWVYWVPTQYVDAIKDTVLGKWQYF from the exons ATGGCCGCCGCCTCTGCCTCCCCTGATG TTGATGAACCTGGTATGGAAACAGAAGCTCAGAAACTGCAGCTTAACTGTGGAGATACTGGGGAAAGCAATTCCGCTGCTGCTGGAAAAGCCTTGGAAATGGACCAGCTACAAGAGGATGCAGCCATTTCACAGGCTTCAGTCAGCAACGGTGGCGATTCCGAGACTGAGAAGGATCTAGTAGAATTAAAAATCATttggaacaaaaataaatatgatgTGAAGTTCCCACTTGACAGCACAGGGGCTGATCTGAAAGAGAAAATTCACTCTCTCACAG GCCTTCCACCCACTATGCAGAAAGTCATGTTTAAGGGGCTTCTACCAGAAGAGAAAACATTACGGGAAATCAGAGTAACAAATGGTGCAAAAATAATGGTTGTTGGTTCAACTATCAATGATGTGCTAGCAGTAAATACTCCCAAAGAAGCTGCTCAACAAGAGGTGAAatctgaagaaaataaaaaagagccgCTTTGTAGACAAAAG CAACACAGAAAAGTATTGGATAAAGGAAAACCTGAAGACGTGATGCCTTCTGTTAAGGGTGTTCAG GAGCGCCTGCCAACAGTGCCCTTATCCGGCATGTACAACAAAACAGGGGGGAAAGTGAGGCTGACCTTTAAACTAGAGCAAGATCAGCTGTGGATAGGCACTAAAG agagaacagaaaaaatacCCATGGGGTCCATTAAAAATGTGGTGAGTGAATCTATTGAAGGACATGAGGATTATCACATGATG GCATTTCAACTGGGCCCTACAGAAGCATCTTACTACTGGGTCTATTGGGTACCTACTCAGTATGTTGATGCAATCAAAGACACAGTACTGGGCAAATGGCAGTATTTTTGA